One Rosa chinensis cultivar Old Blush chromosome 3, RchiOBHm-V2, whole genome shotgun sequence DNA window includes the following coding sequences:
- the LOC112194245 gene encoding pentatricopeptide repeat-containing protein At1g09410, mitochondrial, translating to MDEIEKAFSVSVDLQKRGVEPNQFTFSSLVKACANQAALEQGIQLHAQVVKFNFDKDSFVSSVLVDMHGKCGLLDHSIQVFDEVPTPTEVAWNSLLSVFAVHGLGNDALKTFSRMVQAGVKPNAITFISLLTGCSHSGLVEEGLKYFYSLEKTYGMVPRAGHYSCVIDLLGRAGRLGEAEDFINSMPMQPNAFGWCSFLGACTIHGDKERGILAAEKLIQLERENSGADVLLSTLHAKEQKWEDFRSVRKMMRDSSMKKFPGYSWVDVGNKTHTSGDEDLSHP from the coding sequence ATGGATGAAATCGAGAAGGCTTTTAGTGTGTCTGTTGACTTACAAAAGAGGGGAGTTGAGCCTAATCAGTTCACTTTCTCTAGCTTGGTCAAGGCCTGTGCCAACCAAGCTGCACTTGAACAAGGGATTCAACTTCATGCTCAGGTTGTCAAGTTTAATTTTGATAAAGACAGTTTTGTGTCTTCTGTTCTTGTTGATATGCATGGGAAATGTGGGTTACTTGATCATTCAATACAAGTTTTTGACGAGGTACCCACCCCAACTGAAGTTGCATGGAATTCATTGCTAAGTGTATTTGCAGTTCACGGCTTAGGAAATGACGCCTTGAAAACTTTTAGTAGAATGGTCCAGGCAGGAGTGAAACCAAATGCAATAACATTTATCAGTCTTTTAACAGGCTGTAGCCATTCTGGATTGGTAGAGGAAGGTTTAAAGTACTTTTACTCTCTGGAGAAAACATATGGCATGGTACCTAGAGCTGGACATTACTCTTGCGTTATTGATTTACTTGGCAGGGCTGGAAGGCTTGGAGAGGCCGAAGATTTTATTAACAGCATGCCAATGCAGCCAAATGCTTTTGGATGGTGCTCTTTTCTTGGTGCTTGCACAATTCATGGTGATAAAGAGAGGGGCATACTGGCAGCGGAGAAATTGATACAGCTTGAACGTGAGAATAGTGGAGCAGATGTTTTGCTTTCAACTCTACATGCAAAGGAGCAAAAATGGGAAGATTTCAGAAGTGTGAGGAAGATGATGAGAGACAGCAGCATGAAGAAATTTCCCGGTTATAGTTGGGTTGATGTTGGAAACAAAACACACACGTCTGGAGACGAAGATTTGTCTCATCCTTAG